A window of Bos taurus isolate L1 Dominette 01449 registration number 42190680 breed Hereford chromosome 19, ARS-UCD2.0, whole genome shotgun sequence contains these coding sequences:
- the LOC100297075 gene encoding large ribosomal subunit protein eL39, with protein MKLCKETLSSPPSYVRLSSLLTVSSHKTLRIKRFLAKKQKQNRPIPQWIRMKTGNKIRYNSQRRHWRRTKLGL; from the exons ATGAAACTATG CAAGGAAACACTCTCTTCTCCGCCATCCTATGTGCGGTTGAGTTCTCTCCTCACCGTGTCTTCTCACAAGACTTTGAGGATCAAGCGATTCCTGgccaagaaacaaaagcagaatcGTCCCATTCCTCAatggattcgaatgaaaactggcAATAAAATCAGGTACAACTCCCAGAGAAGACACTGGAGAAGAACCAAGCTGGGTCTGTAA